The proteins below are encoded in one region of Oreochromis niloticus isolate F11D_XX linkage group LG6, O_niloticus_UMD_NMBU, whole genome shotgun sequence:
- the LOC109202514 gene encoding perforin-1-like, whose amino-acid sequence MIQAFGLKGDFWGKTEGYVKIYYDYPRYQTNVIRSNSPSWITYYRLENVKTSSPLRIEVWDKDAWFDDWLGSCVNYLTQGTNTIRCSLQRGGTVFVNYTLTCDCHLTGPTCNKYQPSPQ is encoded by the exons ATGATCCAAGCCTTTGGTCTGAAAGGAGATTTTTGGGGCAAGACTGAGGG ATATGTGAAGATCTACTATGACTACCCTAGGTACCAGACCAATGTGATCCGATCTAACTCCCCCTCCTGGATCACCTATTACCGTCTGGAAAAC gtgaaaacaAGCAGTCCTCTGAGGATTGAAGTCTGGGACAAAGATGCGTGGTTTGATGATTGGCTAGGATCATGTGTGAACTACCTGACTCAAGGTACAAACACAATCAGATGCTCCCTTCAGAGAGGCGGCACTGTTTTTGTCAACTACACTCTGACGTGTGACTGTCACCTGACTGGACCCACCTGTAACAAATACCAACCATCTCCACAGTGA